Within Epilithonimonas zeae, the genomic segment AATGACGAGCCTGTTTTCAAACTGAGAAAAGGGGGGCAAATGCAACGCATCATCGATGTTTTCGGGCGAAAATTGCAACCACTTTTGATTCCAATCAAAGAAGACCTTGGTTGGGCCAATTTGCAAGGTTATGTTGCAAAACCAGAAGGTGCAAAGAAAGTCCGAGGTGAGCAATTTTTCTTTGTCAATGGAAGATATTTCAAAAGTCCTTACTTGAGCAAAGCTGTTCAGGAGGCGTTTGATGGATTATTACAACCAGGTTATATTCCTTCATTTTTTCTTTATCTGGAAATGGATCCGGAGAAAATAGATGTGAATATACATCCGCAAAAAACGGAAGTTAAGTTTGAAGACGAAGCTTTGATATTCGCTTTGATGCGGTCTACCATCAAACGTTCTTTGGGAATTTATAACGTTGCGCCAAGTCTCGATTTCGAAAGAGATCCAAAAATGGAAGCATTCTTTTCCCCAACGCCAAGTAAAAGCAATTACAGCTCGCCGATGCCTTCTTCTATTAATGTGGATAGAGATTTCAATCCGTTTGCTGTAGAAAAAACTACGGAAGAGGAAAGGATTAATCTTGCCGAATTATATCAGGCAACAGCCACTGCGGCGCCTTCCAAAATCAACCTTTTTGAAGATGATGATTTGGACGAAGATCTTTTCCGATTGCCCAACGGTTATTGGCTTTTGAACAAGGACGGACAAACCTACATGTTGGATTTGGGCAGAATGCATCGTGTATTGATGTCTTCTCATCAGGAAAATCTGCCAACGAAAAAAGCGGGGCAAAGCTTGTTGTTTTCGTTAGAATATCATCTGAATGAAATCGAGAAAAATAAATACAAATCCATCAAAAAATATTTGCCGGATTTTGGTTTTGAAATGACCTTGGCTCAGGAAAATGTGTTGAGAATAGAAACTGTTCCGGAAGCTTTGAAGGAATCGCAGGTCATTAAATTTCTGGAAAAAATCTTCGAAGTTTTGGAATACAGAACGGAGGAAGACTTCTACAAATATTTTGAATACCAATGGGTTAAATTGAAAACCAAATCAAAATTCGATTTCATTTATAAAACTGAAGTTGAACAATTGGTAAAAGATTTTATCGACCTTGGTTTCCCACAATATACAGTAAACGGAAAAAAATGTTGGATGGAAGTTCCGTTTGACGATTTCAAAAATAAATTTTAAACTATGTTTCCCCAAATAACGCCTGTTACCCGAAATATAATCATCCTGAATGTCATCTTTTTTGTAGGAACACTTCTGCTTAAAAATCTGAACATTAATTTTGATGCACTTTTAGCGGGATATTTTCCATTGTCTCCAAACTTCAGGTCTTGGCAAATTATTACGCATATGTTTATGCACGGAAGTATTATGCATATTGTTTTTAATATGTTGACGCTTTACAGTTTCGGACCAGTTCTGGAGCAAGTTTTGGGACAAAAGAAATTCATTATTCTATATTTTGCAGCCGGTTTAGGTGGTTTCGTTTTATATAATATTTGGAACTATGTGGAAGTAAGTCAATTGACTAATTTCTTAAATAGTCAAGGTTTTGATATTCATGAAATATATAAAACAGTTGATACAAGTTACATAGAATATTATCCAAACTTTTCGAATGATGAAGTGATAAATGAAAAAGCGCAAAACCTTTTTGCAATCTTAAAAACTCCAATGGTTGGAGCATCAGGCGCGATCTTCGGAATCATTGCAGCGTTTTCTACATTATTTCCCGATGCCAAGTTGATGTTTATGTTTATTCCTTTTCCTGTCAAGGCAAAATATTTGACCCCAATTATTATCGTGGTTTCCATAGTTTTAGGATTTGGACAGTTCAGTGGCGATAATATTGCGCATTTTGCCCACCTTGGAGGTGCTTTAATTGGTTTTCTTTACATCAGAAACTGGAAAAAACACAGAGACAGAATCCAATAAATGGGAATCATTCGCTTAATTTTAACGGTATTTCATCTGATAATTATTGCTCTGCTTTTTGGAACAATAATGAATGCTTACATCCCGCCAAGTGTTTTTGGGTTTCTTAATCTTTTATCATTAGGATTCCCGATTCTCATTATTATTAATATTATTTTATTGCTATTCTGGATTATTACTTGGAAAAAAAGAGCGGTGGTTTTTCTTGTTGTATCTTTATTTTTTATCATTCCTACTAGACGTTGGATTAATTTCACGCCTTCGAAAAAGGAAATTCCAAACTTGAAATTGATTTCTCTTAATGGGAAATTTGGAAAAATGGGTGATGATGAGATTTATGATTTTCTCAACAAGCAGAATCCCGATGTTGTTTTCTTCCAAGAATATGATAACAAAAAGCCATTGGATGGATTTAAATATTTTGAAAACAGCCGCCCTATTACCAAGATTCAGTCTAAATTTCCGATTGTAGAAAGCGGTCAAGTAAGAACAGACGCTAACAATTCAGTTTGTATGTCTGCTGATATTAGGATTGACAACATAACAATTCGTTTCATCAACATTTATATGGAGCCGTTTTTCCTTGATAAAAAGATGGTAAAACCAAGTAAAGATATGGATGTCAACGAGCAGAAAGCTAAGAAAGTTTTGCATATGTTGATTCCGACATTCAAAAAACATCAGACGCAGATTGATCAAATTAAAGATTTTATTAATGCGTCACCTTATCCTGTAATTGTTGCCGGAGATTTCAATGCTGTGCCCAACTCCTATGAATATTACAAAGTTTCCGAAGATTTACAAGATGTTTTCCTTAAAGTAGGAAAAGGAAGCGGAACCAGTTTCCACGATTTCAAATTTCCGCTGAAAATAGACCACATTTTTGCTTCAGAATCCATCGAGCCCATCAGTTATAAAGTGGACAGAAGTGTCAGAATATCAGACCATTTTCCTGTTATTGCTGAATTTTATATCAAATAATTTTCGATATTTGCTGATATGAAACAATTCTACTTTTTTTTGATTCTTGCTTTAATGTTGTCTTGTTCAAAGAAAGCGCCTGTTCTGAACAATTCAGACCAGTTAGATGCTGCACCACAAATCACGTATGATACAACAGCTATCGATTCTTTTGGGCCGGGTGCAACTTCCGAAGCGGTAATGGCAAAAATCAATGCAGTGGCGATAAAACGAGAAAAAGATAGTCTTGCTGCGATTGCAAAAGTTGAACAGGAAAAACTTGATAAAGAGAAAGCAAAGTTAGAAGCTGAAAAAACGAAAGAGGAAAAGAAAGAATCAAAACCGGAAACTCAGACGGAAGTTTCAACAAATCAATAATATATATCAGATATTTCTTAAAAAATCATCCAGATTGTCATCTTTTTTCAGCATCAGTTTTTTCTTTAAGCGGTAACGCGCATTTTTGACGGTTTCTGTTGACACATTCAGGATTACAGCGACTTGCTTCATAGACATCCCCATTTTGAAATAGGCACACATCCTGAGATTATTTTCGGTAAGGTCTTTACAAATAGATTTTAATTTGCTGAAAAACTGGGGATGAACCTCATTAAAATGATGAATGAATTTGTGACTTTCCACTTCGGTATTCAGATTTTTTCTTACGATATCAATCACGTTCTCAGAGAAATGTTCAGTGTCATTTTCATTGTGCTCATTAGACTTCCCGGCTTTCTCCAAAATCTCCTGAAGCACATTGTTTTTATTAGATAAAATCAGCGAGTAAGACGTGACTTCCCGAACTTTAGCATCCAAAACCTCCTTATGCTTTTCCTCTCTAATTTGTTGTATGGATTTCTCATAAGCCAACTGCTTGCGAAGTGCTTCTTTTTCAGATTCTTTGACAAAAGCTTGTTGCTTTTTCTTCTGATAAAAAATAACTGATAAAGCGATTCCTAAAAGAATAATAAAAATTGAAGAAATAAGCGTAATGGTCAATTTTCGTTTTTCCAACATTGTCTTCTGTTTAGAAATCATCAGCTCTTTCTCAGCAGAAGCCATAAATGCCTCTACATAAGCTTGATAAGAATCTATGGTTTTGGAACTGCTTAAGATTTTCTCCTTTTGATTATTATATTTTTTGAGATAAGTAAATGCTTTTTCAGAAGAACCCTCTTTATCATATATTGTGTATTTTACGTTATAAACGAGTGAAAGCTGTTCTGCATTTCCAATTTCCTGAGACAGTTCTTCCGCTTTTTCGATATAAGATTCAGCCTCTTTGAAATTTCCGATTCCCAAGGAATAAACACTTTCATTAATGAGCAAAGAGGTCATAAAGGATTTATTCTCAATTTGATTTCCGATTTTCATCGCTTTTTCATAGTAGGAATGCGCCAATTCTGGTTTGTTTTCCAGCATATAGCAACCGCCAATATTGAGATATAAAACGGCAGAAACACCCAGATCATTTAA encodes:
- the mutL gene encoding DNA mismatch repair endonuclease MutL; its protein translation is MSDIIQLLPDHVANQIAAGEVVQRPASIVKELLENSVDAGSSKIQLIIRDAGKNLLQVVDNGIGMSETDARLAFERHATSKIRSTEDIFKIATKGFRGEALASIAAVAQVELKTKQKDAPVGTNIYIEGGIFQFQDPIQTVEGSNFSVKNLFYNVPARRKFLKNDNVEFRHIIDEFQRVVLAHENIEFEMFHNDEPVFKLRKGGQMQRIIDVFGRKLQPLLIPIKEDLGWANLQGYVAKPEGAKKVRGEQFFFVNGRYFKSPYLSKAVQEAFDGLLQPGYIPSFFLYLEMDPEKIDVNIHPQKTEVKFEDEALIFALMRSTIKRSLGIYNVAPSLDFERDPKMEAFFSPTPSKSNYSSPMPSSINVDRDFNPFAVEKTTEEERINLAELYQATATAAPSKINLFEDDDLDEDLFRLPNGYWLLNKDGQTYMLDLGRMHRVLMSSHQENLPTKKAGQSLLFSLEYHLNEIEKNKYKSIKKYLPDFGFEMTLAQENVLRIETVPEALKESQVIKFLEKIFEVLEYRTEEDFYKYFEYQWVKLKTKSKFDFIYKTEVEQLVKDFIDLGFPQYTVNGKKCWMEVPFDDFKNKF
- a CDS encoding rhomboid family intramembrane serine protease: MFPQITPVTRNIIILNVIFFVGTLLLKNLNINFDALLAGYFPLSPNFRSWQIITHMFMHGSIMHIVFNMLTLYSFGPVLEQVLGQKKFIILYFAAGLGGFVLYNIWNYVEVSQLTNFLNSQGFDIHEIYKTVDTSYIEYYPNFSNDEVINEKAQNLFAILKTPMVGASGAIFGIIAAFSTLFPDAKLMFMFIPFPVKAKYLTPIIIVVSIVLGFGQFSGDNIAHFAHLGGALIGFLYIRNWKKHRDRIQ
- a CDS encoding endonuclease/exonuclease/phosphatase family protein, whose translation is MGIIRLILTVFHLIIIALLFGTIMNAYIPPSVFGFLNLLSLGFPILIIINIILLLFWIITWKKRAVVFLVVSLFFIIPTRRWINFTPSKKEIPNLKLISLNGKFGKMGDDEIYDFLNKQNPDVVFFQEYDNKKPLDGFKYFENSRPITKIQSKFPIVESGQVRTDANNSVCMSADIRIDNITIRFINIYMEPFFLDKKMVKPSKDMDVNEQKAKKVLHMLIPTFKKHQTQIDQIKDFINASPYPVIVAGDFNAVPNSYEYYKVSEDLQDVFLKVGKGSGTSFHDFKFPLKIDHIFASESIEPISYKVDRSVRISDHFPVIAEFYIK
- a CDS encoding transcriptional regulator codes for the protein METQNLLKELEKISANHPELVPQYLYWKSFVNYAQGVSDPKVNTVIRSKLKFFNEKKYPFENALLLHSLAYNDVIIGNYTDSFTNSLKALVRYKELGNTLFESRVELLLGVICFRTRNFDISERFYKQSLSPKIPKAEYMKAQVNMYCAQAFTKTGIEKAINGMVKLIPTVEKLNDLGVSAVLYLNIGGCYMLENKPELAHSYYEKAMKIGNQIENKSFMTSLLINESVYSLGIGNFKEAESYIEKAEELSQEIGNAEQLSLVYNVKYTIYDKEGSSEKAFTYLKKYNNQKEKILSSSKTIDSYQAYVEAFMASAEKELMISKQKTMLEKRKLTITLISSIFIILLGIALSVIFYQKKKQQAFVKESEKEALRKQLAYEKSIQQIREEKHKEVLDAKVREVTSYSLILSNKNNVLQEILEKAGKSNEHNENDTEHFSENVIDIVRKNLNTEVESHKFIHHFNEVHPQFFSKLKSICKDLTENNLRMCAYFKMGMSMKQVAVILNVSTETVKNARYRLKKKLMLKKDDNLDDFLRNI